The Montipora foliosa isolate CH-2021 chromosome 1, ASM3666993v2, whole genome shotgun sequence DNA segment TGGTTCGTTAATATTTTTTGTGGTTTGTTTGATGTCATTGTTTAACCTGGTGTTTACCCTTCGTTTATTTGCGAAAGCACCAAGGTGTATGCAAGATGGTGATTATCTGAGTGATGTTCTTCATAATCAAAACACTGTTAAAACTTGATGTCGGAAATGAGTTAATTTGGTTAATTAATGAACCGGGGTTCAATTATAGACCACTTGGCTTAAGGATCAAAGGACAGTCACTCGTATGTTCGCCAGTTCAGGAAGCGAAAAGGACAAGAACTGATTTTTATTACAAAGGATTTCTTTATTAGAAGCGTCGACAAAAATTTATCGCATTTTCAGTTCAAAGAATTTATGaaatggcttttgttttcactgCGAAATTTCCATGATAAAAGGTTCACCAGAGCGCAAGACGGAAAAATAGTCACATGCGACACGAAAACTTTATTGTATGTATGTCAATAGTTTCTGGCACAGAGATGAAACCGATAAGCCCTGTCGATGCAACAACAGTTCTCCATCAGTGAAAGGTACCTATAACCGGAAAAAGCTTAGCTAGAAATGGCTCGGCTCACAAGACGTGACAAGGTGGCGGATTTGCTGAAACAAGCCATAGAGGCAAACGATGTGGTGAAGCTCAAGTTTGCTTTGAAGTATCAGCAAGCGAAGATAAATGAACAAGACGAAAACGGAGAGACAGTTTTGCATCAGAGCTGCCTCTCTGGACAGTTAGAAATTGTCCGACTGTTAGTAGAAAATGGGGCTGAGCTGGAGCTGCGAGATGATCGAGGCTGGACATGTTTGCACTACGCTGCATTCGGTGGACGCGTCGACGTTGTTAACTTTTTGATCAATTCTTGCGTTGATGTCACAGCCACTTCCCTCGAAGGCAAACTTGCGATTGACGTTGCCAAAGGCGAAGGAATTGTTTTCCTCTTGGCTACAGCTATCCTCAGAGCAGGTAAAGAACATTTGCTTCTCCGCTATATGGATGAATCGACGTCAAGCTTACAAAGTGTGGAGTCCGAGACCAGCGAAGAAGATCGACATAACTGGTCTCCAATCCACGGGTCACTGTCTGAGGAAGTATTGCGCGCAAGTCAGCAGTTTTTAGGCCAGAGCTTTGGTGCTTATTTAGACGAAAAGTTTAACTTAAAATCAAGTTTTGACAAAAGCCGCGGAGAAGCTGAACTCCCCGCCAAGGAAAATGGAACGAGAACTAGGAAAACGTCATGCCCGGGCGGTCAAAATGATACTCAAGGATTATTGTCACCGTTCAAGAGACCTCGTCTAAACAGTTTTAACTCTGCGTTTTCTCGCGATGTGCTGCAACGTTTTGCCGTTAGCGAATCAGATTTAACGGAAGAACAGGTTGGCGAAAAGGAGAAAAGAGCGGATATTAACAGAGCGCCCAACTTTTCTGATCTTAATAACGTGAACTCCGACACATTAATTTAAGTTGGTCAGTATGAAAGCGCTTCGCGACACCACGACACATCCATCGTCGGCAAATGAGTTTGCTCCCAATAAGACTACTTCCTTTGACTCAGCAAGCATACAGACGGAATGGCGACAAATAAGTCAGATAAGTTGCAATGTCACGGACCGCAAACTATCACAGCATGTGTAACATTCTAAAACGGTGTTGATTATCGAAGAGTCGTGTAAATCATAGCCCCTCTATTGAAAATCAAAGCACGCCGCTAAATCATTTTGGTATTATATCACAACAATACTTGTACTTATACTAGTAATAGTTCTCACTAAAGCTGCCcccgtcttttttttttatgatgtGATGCTTTGTACAGGGTATGTTGTTTTTTGCGGGAAATCCCTTTTTAGTTGACTGGGTTGGTGGTATTCTTTGAAATGTAATTCAGAGTATATACGGTTGGTGGCTTCATTTTGATGTCCTTTTTTTGTAGGCTTCCCTAAGTAGTGTgtgtatttgaattttctctTATTTACTGTATTCAAGTGAGACACGTGaactgttttgttaaatttaatttcaataacAGGAACCTTATAGATCTTATTTACATAATTTGTTTTAACCATAATACTTCACGAATAGGACACCACGGGGTCAACAAATTTCGCGACCGTTCGTGACAGGCTCAGAAGAGGCAGAACAAAACAACTGGAGCTCTAGATTCCTGAAAAAAGGGAATATCACAGCCTTTGAGTCGATATAAACCAGATATTTGTCATTTTCTAAATCACTGAAGATAAATGGATGGAGAAAACCAAAAGGCTTACCTCTCAACTTCACAAATGTAACACCTCGTGGTCAACAAAAATTTCGCGACCGTTCGTGACAGGCTCAGAAGTGCAGAACAAAACAACTGGATCTCTTGATTCCTGAAAAAAGCCAATATCACAGCCTTTAAGTCGATATGAACCAGATATTTGTCCTTTTCTCAATCACTGAAGATAAATTGATGGAGAAAACCAAAAGGCTTACCTCTCGACTTCACAAATGTAACACCTCGTGGTCAACAAATTTCGCGACCGTGACAGAATAAACCGCAAGGCAGAACCACTGGATCTCTAGATTTCTGAAAATTCAATATCACAGACAGCCTTTGAGTCAATATAAACCAGTTTTTATCCTTTTCTCAATCACTGAATATGCTTTTAGATTGTGGTGCGAGTCTTTCGCGCCCAGTTACGTttgatttgtgtctgacaaattcAAGTGTGACCGTGTCTTACGGTCAAAGACATCGATGAACAATATATAAATTTGTGCGAGTCTATTCTTCAAAGACCTCGATGAGCGATGCTTGTTTCCACAATTTTGACTTTAACCGAATGATCTATAAGGCTATAAGCACTGATGACTTACCTTCAGCACTGGCAAACAAGACTCCGTTCCCAGCATTCCAAATCCTCATTCACCCCCAGCGAAGATTCGGCAATCCTTTGCGAACTTTTTGGGCAATCCTTTGCGAACCGTTTTCTCcaaaatcgagattttttctcgACACACCGAAATTCTATACCCTATACGCGGGGAATCCTAAtgtgcctcctcgggttttggccgactgggccaaaaccctgcgggggcaataatCTCTTTTCTGAGTAGGATCTTTGTGTCGCCTAATTTAATCAAGTTTATCTCAACGCCATgcatatatttcactaatttgcAATCTTTAGTGTCATAAATCCTATTTCTACACGAAACAATCAcacaataattaatttaaagttcGATCATTTTTGACGAGCGGACCAGATGATCTTTGCAGGAAATGGAGAGTTGGGAAATGATTCAGATAGGACCTCTACAAGATAGAGATCGTAGACCTTTACACCCTATTATGCTATCGTCATACCTTCGAGTAGCCCAGAAAGCGAGCCATTTTATTTTGCAGATCTTCGTTCCGACATTACCTGTCTGGTTTCCGAAGATTTTCGGTCGACATCCGAACATTGTCGCAGATGAAACGATACAAAGTCCTCTCTTTGTGATTGCTTtagtttttgaagagagggaaaggaaaggacaggaactttacttaagtgtctagtcgtcctagcgctggagcgccaattggggacactgtaaactgaaatgaacagtgaaagtaaatcaagtcaaatgtcggtttttgaggagaggggaaaccggagtacccggagaaaacctctcggtgcagagtagagaaccaacaaactcaacccacatatgacgccgagtctgggaatcgaacccgggccacatagGTGAGAGGCttgtgctctcaccactgcgccatccctgcaatgcactgtgccatccctgcacccaccAGAGTATACCGAAAAAATACATTGAAGCAGTGGAGTGAAGGAACAAACTCAATCCGAAAGTGACACTGGTCCCTTGGATGCAAACGAGTGCCCTAACCCACTCCGCTACCCCAGCTCCCccaaatgtttcattttttacttcTTAACGTCATAAAAGCTGCCGGATTTCGCGCCCATGACAGCTTAGAGCGCTAGTTCGCATTTTGTACATAGAAATAAAACGtatgtaaaaatattaaatctGTTTTAAAAACCACTTTTTCATTGCAACAGCCGTGCGAATCAGCGCAAGGA contains these protein-coding regions:
- the LOC138003970 gene encoding 26S proteasome non-ATPase regulatory subunit 10-like — its product is MARLTRRDKVADLLKQAIEANDVVKLKFALKYQQAKINEQDENGETVLHQSCLSGQLEIVRLLVENGAELELRDDRGWTCLHYAAFGGRVDVVNFLINSCVDVTATSLEGKLAIDVAKGEGIVFLLATAILRAGKEHLLLRYMDESTSSLQSVESETSEEDRHNWSPIHGSLSEEVLRASQQFLGQSFGAYLDEKFNLKSSFDKSRGEAELPAKENGTRTRKTSCPGGQNDTQGLLSPFKRPRLNSFNSAFSRDVLQRFAVSESDLTEEQVGEKEKRADINRAPNFSDLNNVNSDTLI